A region of the Gopherus flavomarginatus isolate rGopFla2 chromosome 3, rGopFla2.mat.asm, whole genome shotgun sequence genome:
acattgactttAAAGTGGTGTCTGCACCacactttgtcagcaggagagcgctctcccatcaacatagcacatCTTCAGCAGATGCACTGCATCAGCACCACCACATTGATGCAGTGGCACTAATGTAGCACAGTAGTGAAGACAAATCCTGAGTCTTTCTAGTCTGCAGAGCTGCTGTCAAGTCAAAAAGAGATTTTTTCTGAGTATTCAGGTACCTAAAGGTGCACATAGGTGcatattgggattttcaaaagcaccaggtGCCTAGctcccatcaatttcaatggTAGTTTGGTACTTTTGgaaaatctcactaggtgctTGTCTTACCTTTGAGTGcctaaaaacttttttaaaagttggccctaagtgactttcccatgGTCACATAGAGAATCTGTGCCTTATACCAAGCCAATTCTTCCGCTCTGTTCTATGGGTGCTATGTCCACTGATCATAAAGCAATTTCCAAATATGAGTCAGCAAAATTTTTCTCACTGTCATGGGCATAAGCATCTGATCAGATACTATATTTCTATCCTAAGGTTTCTGTACTTTTGTATTCTTTCTGACTTAGCTCTGAATGTGCCCCTATTCTCTTCTCTTTTATGTTAGTTGTTTGTTTCAAAGACTAATAAATGTCCTTCAGAGCTATATATAATTTGCTACTTTGGGGGTTAAACTTCTTCTTCTGAATCAAACTTAGTTGAAAAAGTTAATTATCATATTTCTATGCATAAATGTCTCAAAAGTTGCTGATAATTTTACAATATTAATTTAGTACTGTAACTATCTTGTATTTATTGTAACTAAATTTGTTATAATATCTGAAACTCCACATTTGATAAAGTGATACAGTACAAGATTATTAAGTTTCATTTAGACTCTATTTCTTGGTTCCACTCCATTTAGTTTGAATTAAGAAAGTGTCCAAATgtccaattctttttttaaaaggggccATAAAAGAGATGAATTATCTTAGATTCAAGCACATTTTATTGCTCACCTCCCACAAAGATAAAGCACTAAAATCGTTGTGTGTGTGACAATTCTAAGAAAATAATATCAGTTGACAGAAAATACCTTCTTAATGGAAATTTAAAATTGAGATAAGCTTTTCTAGTGATTCTCAGGTGGAGGGTGCTCTGAAAGATAGATACATCCTATTTTGAAAACCTCAAGACTGGTTGCAAATTCTAATTCACATAAATTTAAGTTTTATATTGCTTTACCTTTTTGTAAAGTATATACCACATGTAACTAAAGCTGAGATGACATTTTTGGTTGCTAATGCATCTTGTAAAATCCAGAGCTGTGCAGAAAGAAATTAAGTAAACAGTCAATCCAGCCATATAGCAAAGTGATGGGAAATGTTCTTACTGCTAATTTACACATTCAAATTAGATCTTGTGTCAATAAAGCAATACAGCATAATGAATTCCTCGGGTAGAATTCAAATATGGCCAAACACAAATGAAGTTTGTTTGGAAGAAAATAGTCCACACCAACCTTTCCATGAGAGTTTCAGTTGATGACTTGATGCCTGGTGTATTCATTAAGTAATGATCTATTGTCACTACAATTCCCTATACAATAtattaaattatttctttttagtTATCCCTAAATATTTTCAGATACTGATTCAAGCATGCAGTATCCCAGTGATCATTTTAGGTCTATCTATTCATACTACTGGTTCGCTCCAggcatttttttctccttgttacTTCTTGATCTTGGAGATCACATGCGTTTTCCCACAATACAACCAGCTCAGTCACCATTAATATAATTACCTGTCTCTAAACCTCTGTACATTGATAACCTATTTCATCATTttacctctcctttcttcctttcaaTGTTTGTGTACCATTGACTGGCTAGAGGGGTTATTGAGCTGTCATTCATACTTCATCACTTTTTTTCAGATTCAAGAGGACAGACTTAAGCAGAATATAGACCTCAACCAGTTCCAGTACATTCAGAAATTATTTGAACTTAATAAAAATCTGAATGCACTGGAAGTTTGTGCTCTTTATTCACAAATAAGCAATcccacttccttttatttgttaccCAGGCTCATAGCATTGATATGTAGTCAATTTAAAGAATATCTTCTTTTCATATCATTTGGcaccttgattaattttgttctcagcaTCTTGGTTCTGTGCTAAATTGAATGCTCATATCTCCGCTTTTGTTAATAGTTTAATTACAATCTGTCCTGTCCAATGTCAATTCACCTTCTACTGAGGTAAAATGTAATTAGTGCCAATATGAACCATTACCTTTGATCCTTGCCAATTGACTACAGAAGTCTATCCAATCTTAGTGTGACATCTCATGTCTTGATTCTGGGAAGACACTACACTGTCATGTTGTCTGCTTGTCCCTTGGAGAGTATCTTTTCAATTCTTTTGAATACTGAATCCCCAGCAAGGATCATCTGCCTTCCTTGAATGGTTGGAGAAATCTTTATGGGCAAACTTGCTTTTCCTCTGGGTGTAGCCAAGCTGCCATTCACAGGTGTGTCCTGTATCTCTCTCCGTTCCCTTGGAACAGCTGGATATTGAGAGGTATTTTAAACAGTTTCCATGTTTTGAGGATCTGATATTGATTAACAACTCCTAGCTATGTGCAATTCCTCTGAGCCCTAACGTGTCTGGTTGCCACAGTCTGCCCATCCTCATCTGTCTCCAGGAATGAAAAATGTTAATATGATCTCTTGCGTCTGGTGTTACCCTGGAATCGAGGGAAATGTTACCCCAGAATATGATCAAGCTAATTGCAACCATATTGTGTGCATTCATCCACCACGAATTAATAATATAACACCTTCTAGGTAAGGGTTAGTCTGAATAAGCAGGGCCTCTGGAGGCAAAGTCAAATGCTAGCTGTAGACTTGCAGTTTTTGTTAATCtgaatgggaggagggggaaaaagagtCAACAAATtgagactgaaagaaaataagtggATGGAGACCTTGAGTTTGGGTACCTTTGCTATTGAAGGTTgttgacttaggcctggtccacactacagcgttaaatcgatttaaacagtgttaaatctatttaacgctgtacccgtccacactacaaggcactttaaatcgattttaagggctcttaaaatcgatttctgtactcctgcccaacgagaggagtaaccctaaaatcgatattactaaatcgatttagggttagtgtggacggaaatcgaagttattggcctccggaaggtatcccacagtgcaccagtggccgctctggacaggtaaatgaactctactgcactgaccaggtatacaggaaaagccccgcgaacttttgaattgcatttcctgtttggccagcatggagctctcagcagcacaggttacaatgcagtctccttagaataggaaaagagctccagcatggaccacacaggagttattggatctgatcgctgtatggggagaagattctgtcctatcagaactgcgttccagaagacgaaatgaaaaaacttttgaaaaaatttctaatgccatgaggcagagaggccataccagggactcagtgcagtgcagagttaaagtgaaggagctcagacaagcctaccagaaaaccaaagcagcaaatggcagatccggatctgggccaaaaacatgccgcttctacgctgagctgcatacaattttagggggctgcaccacgacaagcccccccttgtctgtggattctgaggtgggggtaataatctcacccatggctgaggattcagcggagggggaagattacgaggaggaagaggaggaaaaccttgctgaaagcacacagcactccattctccccaacagccaggagcttttcgtgacccagacagaattaaactcccagccctcccaagccactagcccagacagtgaagccatggaagcgacctctggtgagtgtacctttttaaatataaaacatagtttaaaagcaagcgttttttaatgattgatttgccatgagggcttgcatgcattagctggcattaaagttactggaaaagtctgttaacatgtctggggatggagcggaaatcctccagggacatctctatgaagcactcctggaggtactccaaaagccttttcagaaggtttctgggcagggcagccttattccgtccaccatggtacgaaactttaccacgccatgcctggagcacgtaatcgggtatcattgcatgacaaagcctagctgcatatggtcccggggattgctggcattcaagaagcataatttctttctctctgtctgtaatcctcaggagagtgatatcgttcatggtcacctggtaaaaattaatgtattttattaaggggacagagatgaccattcctacggTGATGCTTTCGTGCgacttaaaataaatccttcccttgcaggtagccatgcggggggaagggaaaaagctgcccattcctacggggaggtgtctttaatggcgctgagctttttagcatttgacCAGCAGGAATTTTCCTGCTaatagccatgcggtgggggtggggaagggggagaggagaaggttTCAGTGATCTGCCATTATAGCAGACATGTGGAGTGGGGGGGAACACAATTCACAGTATTTCCTCTGCTGCTCCTTCTGAAGgcataagaaaaaaagcaaaagatgtgctttttagcagttggctggccagcaggaattttacctgctaatagccacgcggtggggtggggggttgcagggggaagggagagggtgatCTGCCATTTTAGATGTAGGCCTTACCAtgactgcctgcaagctgaattgtaaTTCCcggacctgggtctgtgttgatctgttacaccacagccgcaggcactaaatgctaaaagaatccaaaggcgaccttgtagtgaagtgacgtgctacgtacggtgaatagtgtagttcactgtgaaagagtataaccattgttctgcgaaatgtatctcttatgatccttctatcactcttttcccccactcatgcagctgcaaatttttcaagcctccctactccagcccgaaggctagctcagatgaggaggaggaagaagaggacacgagatgaaatgttcacagaaatcatggcagtaacccgcaatgaaagagctcatctgggggagtggaaggacgtggtagcaaactacaggaaagatgccagtgaacatgaggacaggagggacgctcgagatgagatgtggcggcagcaagatcagcggtggcgggatgcaatgctgcagctgctgagcgatcaaactgacatcctccgaagtctggtggaagacctgcggggtcacagagtgccactccagcccatgtttaacctccctcagtactcaccatgttccatatcttccacacccagacgtgtaagaatgcgtgggggaaggctttctgcacccgcccactccacccccatggacagtccaaccaaaaggctgtcattacattgaaatgtccttaatggcctttttcttccctcctatcctcctcccaaaccactcccggggtaccttgttatttctcttactctttttataattacatgctttttaaagcaagtgggagggtgggttggttacaggcaatgactttatttccataagcaagctgtaatggaagggggggtaggttgcttgcagcaggagtcaatacaggggggaggttcatgaaggggaaacaaacacagcagtcacatcgtaccctggcccatgatgaaactcgttttcaaggcttccttaatggcctttttcttccctcctatcctcttcccaaaccactcccggggtaccttgttatttctcttactctttttataattacatgctttttaaagcaagtgggagggtgggcTGCTTAcaaggaatgacttttaataaagaatacaatctttttaaatgatagtaactttatttccataagcaggCTGTAATGGAAGGGTAggggggtaggttgcttgcagcaggagtcaaaaaaggggggaggttcatgaaggggaaacaaacacagcagtcacaccgtaccctggcccatgatgaaactcattttcaaggcttctctgatgcgcaccgcttcctggtgtgatcttctaatcgccctggtgtctggctgcgcgtaatcagcagccaggtgatttgcctcagcctcccactccgccataaatgtctcccccttactctcacagagattgtggagcacacagcaagcagcaataacaaaggggacattggtttggctgaggtctgagcgagtaagtaaagtTCCCCAGCACCCTTTtagacggccaaatgcacattctaccaccattctgcacttgctcagcctgtagttaaacagctcctgaccactgtccaggctgcctgtgtatggcttcataagccatggcatcaaggggtaggctgggtcccccaggataactacaggcatttcaacatccccaactattattttctggtctgggaagtaagtcccttgctgcagccatttaaacagagtagtgcttctgaagacacgagtgtcatgaacccttcctggccatcccacgtggatgttggtgaaacgtcccttgtgatccaccagtgcttgcagcaccattgaaaagtaccccttgcggtttatgtactgggtgccctggtgctccggtgccaaggtatggatatgggttccatctatgcccccccccagttagggaatcccattgcagcaaagccatccactatgacctgcacgtttcccagagtcacaacctttcgtagcagcagcttaatgattgctttggctacttgcaacacagcagcccccacagtagattttcccactccaaactgattcccaactgaccggtagctgtctagcgttgcaagcttccagagggctattgccactcgcttctccactgtgagggctgctctcatcctggtattatggcgtttcaggacaggggaaagcaagtcacaaagttcaaagaaagtgctcttacgcatgcgaaagttccgcagccactgcgaatcgtcccacacctgcaaaactatgcggtcccaccagtctgtgcttgtttcccgggcccaaaattggcgagcaatgggtagaacctcccccattaccatcaggagctccaaagcgcgggggcccgcggttagggagaaatcagtctccaggtcctcatcactctcgtcgccgcgctgccgtagctgcctcctcctctcctgcatttgcagttcatggttcaccatagacagcacgagaatgcgtgagctgTTTACAACTTCCACAATCGCAGTACTGatcagagcagggtccatgcttgctgtgctatggcatttgctctcagttcacccagtaaaaaaggcgcgaaatggctgtctgctgcttttaggaagggagggggtgaggctgtacccagaaccacccacgacagtgatttttgccccatcaggcactggggtagtaactcataattccaagggtcagggaagactgcaggaactatgggataggtacccacagtgcaacgctccggaaatcgatggtagcctgggaccatggacgcacaccaccgaagtaatgtgccctagtgtggacgcgtaaaatcgattttataaaacctgttttataacatcgattttaataatttctattttattctgtagtgtggacgtggcctgagatTGTTAGGAGTGTTTTGTTGATAAGTAGTTTATTGAAGTTAGGAGAGGTGATGACCCAGTAGAGGTCACTATGAGCTATATGTTTTGCAGAAGTTAGTTTTAAAAAGACTAGATGACAGAGTGCACTTCAGAGCAATTCTCTGAAGCTATCTTGA
Encoded here:
- the LOC127047818 gene encoding uncharacterized protein LOC127047818, giving the protein MRQRGHTRDSVQCRVKVKELRQAYQKTKAANGRSGSGPKTCRFYAELHTILGGCTTTSPPLSVDSEVGVIISPMAEDSAEGEDYEEEEEENLAESTQHSILPNSQELFVTQTELNSQPSQATSPDSEAMEATSAANFSSLPTPARRLAQMRRRKKRTRDEMFTEIMAVTRNERAHLGEWKDVVANYRKDASEHEDRRDARDEMWRQQDQRWRDAMLQLLSDQTDILRSLVEDLRGHRVPLQPMFNLPQYSPCSISSTPRRVRMRGGRLSAPAHSTPMDSPTKRLSLH